A single window of Haliotis asinina isolate JCU_RB_2024 chromosome 5, JCU_Hal_asi_v2, whole genome shotgun sequence DNA harbors:
- the LOC137285222 gene encoding 40-kDa huntingtin-associated protein-like, which translates to MDKDNDVLSKYRAVTNKLRKRFLKKPNVSEGSEQFASLAKSLQQQECPQYAGFCCLAQARCEHTLANAPGEAQALTQAARSFLEAELFNRSLKYPGFEEHLTAAINCYGHAIRVHIENKQVALAASLCLELGNVLMRLNKPIEAMGHFQRAAELQSQSPLDCLDALEMVAIAKIDTKDYEGSLAVLTEMAYLAQERGGSSATGKPIGAYCDILSRCEVTRVLLLMLLQPTPQRIRPEHAQTLEKYAWETTEDNFTVQYLGEDLFLLLQSVVMACQSHDLGCLQALQTDLWPYLNTEQNQILHLVIQELSHPSGEGV; encoded by the exons ATGGACAAGGATAACGATGTTCTCAGTAAATATCGCGCTGTCACCAACAAGTTGAGAAA GCGGTTTCTGAAGAAACCAAACGTTTCCGAGGGCAGTGAGCAGTTTG CCAGTCTAGCCAAGTCCTTACAGCAGCAGGAATGTCCTCAGTATGCAGGCTTCTGTTGTTTAGCACAGGCCAG ATGTGAGCACACACTGGCTAATGCCCCAGGAGAGGCCCAGGCTCTCACTCAAGCAGCACGGTCATTCCTGGAAGCTGAACTCTTTAACAGATCACTCAAGTATCCTGGGTTTGAGGAGCATCTCACAGCTGCTATTAACTGCTATGGGCATGCCATCCGG GTGCACATTGAAAACAAGCAAGTAGCACTGGCAGCGTCTCTGTGTCTGGAGCTAGGAAATGTGCTTATG AGATTGAACAAGCCCATTGAAGCCATGGGCCACTTCCAAAGAGCAGCTGAGCTACAGTCACAG AGTCCTTTGGACTGTCTGGATGCCTTGGAGATGGTAGCCATTGCCAAGATAGACACAA AGGACTATGAAGGATCCCTTGCTGTACTCACTGAAATGGCGTACTTGGCCCAAGAGAGGGGAG GCTCCTCTGCTACAGGGAAGCCAATTGGAGCTTATTGTGACATTCTGTCCAGGTGTGAGGTGACTCGGGTGCTGCTTCTCATGCTGCTTCAG CCAACACCCCAAAGAATCCGCCCTGAGCATGCTCAGACTTTAGAGAAATATGCATGGGAAACAACAGAAGACAATTTCACAG tACAATATCTGGGCGAGGACTTATTTCTACTTCTACAGTCAGTTGTG ATGGCCTGTCAGTCACATGACCTGGGATGCCTTCAGGCCCTCCAGACTGACCTGTGGCCGTACCTGAACACAGAGCAGAACCAGATCCTCCATCTTGTCATCCAGGAACTCTCACACCCATCTGGGGAAGGGGTTTAA